The following proteins are co-located in the Motilibacter rhizosphaerae genome:
- the cobN gene encoding cobaltochelatase subunit CobN — protein sequence MTPVLISTADTELLAARASDAGWRTANPSRLAPADVPAVLEGADLVVVRLLGGRRTWPEGLDAVLSSGVPAVVLGGEAAPDAELQSLSTVPAGAVTEALAYLREGGVENLRQLAAFLSDTVLLTGEGFAPPATMPSWGVHGAYALEPARPTVGIVFYRAHALSGNTAFVDSLAAAVETAGGNALPVFCSSLRAPEVELLEQLRRCDAVVVTVLAAGGARAADASAGGDEDAWDVGALAELDVPILQGLCLTTSRAEWEASDAALSPMDAAMQVAIPEFDGRLITVPFSFKESDGDVPVYAADPERAARVAGLAVRHGRLRHVPAAERRLAIVLSSYPTKHARVGNAVGLDTPASAVHLLRSLRDAGWTVGEFPEDGDTLIHALIAAGGHDVEWLTEEQLAAAPARVPLADYQRWYAALPESLRASVEGAWGPPPGSLYVDGDEIVLASLQFGNVVLMIQPPRGFGENPIAIYHDPALAPSHHYLAAYRWLEESYGADAVVHLGKHGTLEWLPGKGLGLSADSAPDAVLGDLPLVYPFIVNDPGEGTQAKRRAHAAVVDHLVPPMARADSYGEMAKLEQLLDEYATVAALDPAKVPVLRTQIWELVESAQLHHDLHVSEAPDEEEFDDFVLHIDGYLCEVKDVLIRDGLHVLGQPPVEEALDHLAVSVLRASQVWGGRSGALPGIRAALAAASGLEEKALLAAPGEVVRFEGQELRASAVVDRLDELALQLVRSARASGAAPAVESVLGRRDADVEAVLEFGLAELLPRLAATTDELTNVLRALDGRFVPPGPSGSPTRGLVNVLPTGRNFYSVDPKAIPSRNAWDVGLALAESLLARHKSDTGEWPQSVGLTVWGTSAMRTQGDDIAEVLALLGCVPTWDEVSRRVTGFAVLPLAELGRPRIDVTVRISGFFRDAFPHVVALIDDAVRAVAALDEADDDNYVRAHARADVAEHGDERRATTRIFGSKPGAYGAGLLPLIDARNWRTDADLAEVYAVWGGYAYGRGLDGREARADMETAYRRIAVAAKNQDTREHDIVDSDDYFQYHGGMVAMVRSLTGTSPAAYVGDSAVPDSVRTRSLQEETHRVFRARVVNPKWVSAMQRHGYKGAFEMAATVDYLFGYDATSGVVEDWMYEKLAASYVFDETNREFMRKSNPWALRGISERLLEAADRGLWAEPDEDTLRRLKETYLELEGDLEGS from the coding sequence GTGACCCCCGTCCTGATCTCCACCGCCGACACCGAACTGCTGGCGGCGCGGGCGAGCGACGCGGGCTGGCGGACGGCCAACCCGTCGCGGCTGGCTCCTGCTGACGTGCCGGCCGTCCTCGAGGGCGCGGACCTCGTGGTGGTGCGGCTGCTGGGCGGGCGGCGTACGTGGCCCGAAGGGCTGGACGCGGTCCTGTCCTCGGGGGTCCCCGCCGTCGTGCTCGGCGGTGAGGCCGCACCCGACGCCGAGCTGCAGTCGCTGTCCACGGTGCCGGCGGGCGCCGTCACCGAGGCGCTCGCGTACCTCCGCGAGGGTGGCGTCGAGAACCTGCGCCAGCTCGCGGCCTTCCTCTCGGACACCGTGCTGCTCACCGGTGAGGGCTTCGCGCCGCCGGCGACGATGCCGTCGTGGGGGGTGCACGGGGCGTACGCCCTCGAGCCCGCCCGCCCCACCGTCGGGATCGTCTTCTACCGCGCGCACGCGCTGTCCGGGAACACCGCCTTCGTCGACAGTCTGGCGGCCGCGGTGGAGACCGCCGGGGGCAACGCCCTGCCGGTGTTCTGCTCCTCGCTGCGCGCGCCGGAGGTTGAGCTGCTCGAGCAGCTGCGCCGCTGTGACGCCGTCGTCGTGACCGTGCTCGCCGCGGGCGGCGCCCGCGCGGCGGACGCGAGCGCGGGCGGCGACGAGGACGCGTGGGACGTCGGCGCGCTCGCCGAGCTCGATGTGCCCATCCTGCAGGGGCTCTGCCTCACGACCTCGCGCGCCGAGTGGGAGGCCTCGGACGCGGCGCTCTCGCCGATGGACGCGGCGATGCAGGTCGCGATCCCGGAGTTCGACGGCCGGCTCATCACCGTGCCGTTCTCCTTCAAGGAGAGCGACGGCGACGTGCCGGTGTACGCCGCGGACCCCGAGCGCGCGGCCCGGGTCGCCGGTCTGGCGGTGCGGCACGGGCGGCTCCGCCACGTACCCGCTGCGGAGCGCAGGCTCGCCATCGTCCTGTCGTCGTACCCGACCAAGCACGCGCGCGTCGGGAACGCCGTGGGGCTCGACACTCCTGCCTCGGCCGTCCACCTGCTGCGGTCGCTCCGCGACGCGGGCTGGACCGTCGGGGAGTTCCCCGAGGACGGCGACACCCTCATCCACGCGCTGATCGCCGCCGGGGGCCACGACGTCGAGTGGCTCACCGAGGAGCAGCTGGCCGCGGCTCCCGCCCGGGTGCCGCTCGCCGACTACCAGCGGTGGTACGCCGCGCTGCCGGAGTCGTTGCGCGCGTCCGTCGAGGGGGCGTGGGGCCCGCCTCCGGGATCGCTGTACGTCGACGGCGACGAGATCGTGCTGGCCTCGCTGCAGTTCGGCAACGTCGTGCTGATGATCCAGCCGCCGCGCGGGTTTGGCGAGAACCCGATCGCGATCTACCACGACCCGGCGCTCGCGCCCTCGCACCACTACCTCGCGGCCTACCGCTGGCTGGAGGAGTCCTACGGCGCCGACGCCGTCGTGCACCTCGGCAAGCACGGGACGCTGGAGTGGCTGCCGGGCAAGGGTCTCGGCCTCTCCGCGGACTCCGCACCCGACGCCGTGCTGGGCGACCTGCCGCTGGTCTACCCGTTCATCGTCAACGACCCCGGCGAAGGTACGCAGGCCAAGCGCCGGGCGCACGCGGCCGTCGTCGACCACCTCGTCCCGCCCATGGCGCGCGCCGACTCGTACGGCGAGATGGCCAAGCTCGAGCAGCTGCTCGACGAGTACGCCACCGTCGCTGCCCTCGACCCGGCCAAGGTCCCCGTGCTGCGCACGCAGATCTGGGAGCTCGTCGAGAGCGCGCAGCTGCACCACGACCTGCACGTCTCCGAGGCGCCGGACGAGGAGGAGTTCGACGACTTCGTGCTCCACATCGACGGCTACCTCTGCGAGGTCAAGGACGTCCTCATCCGCGACGGGCTGCACGTGCTCGGCCAGCCGCCGGTGGAGGAGGCCCTCGACCACCTCGCCGTGTCCGTGCTGCGCGCCTCGCAGGTGTGGGGCGGGCGGAGTGGTGCGCTGCCGGGGATCAGGGCGGCGCTCGCGGCGGCCTCCGGCCTGGAGGAGAAGGCCCTGCTCGCGGCGCCCGGGGAGGTCGTGCGCTTCGAAGGGCAGGAGCTGCGGGCGTCGGCAGTCGTCGACCGGCTCGACGAGCTGGCGCTGCAGCTGGTGCGCTCCGCTCGTGCCTCCGGCGCAGCCCCTGCGGTGGAGTCCGTGCTCGGTCGCCGGGATGCCGACGTCGAGGCCGTGCTGGAGTTCGGGCTCGCCGAGCTGCTGCCCCGGCTGGCGGCGACCACCGACGAGCTGACCAACGTGCTGCGTGCCCTCGACGGGCGCTTCGTCCCGCCGGGCCCGTCGGGCTCCCCCACCCGCGGGCTCGTCAACGTGCTGCCGACCGGGCGCAACTTCTACTCGGTCGACCCGAAGGCGATCCCCTCGCGCAACGCCTGGGACGTCGGGCTCGCGCTCGCGGAGTCGCTGCTGGCCCGGCACAAGAGCGATACGGGGGAGTGGCCGCAGTCGGTCGGGCTCACGGTCTGGGGAACCTCGGCGATGCGCACCCAGGGCGACGACATCGCCGAGGTGCTGGCACTGCTGGGCTGCGTCCCGACCTGGGACGAGGTCTCGCGGCGCGTCACGGGCTTCGCCGTCCTGCCGCTCGCCGAGCTCGGGCGCCCCCGCATCGACGTCACCGTGCGCATCTCCGGCTTCTTCCGCGACGCCTTCCCGCACGTGGTCGCGCTGATCGACGACGCCGTCCGCGCGGTCGCCGCCCTCGACGAGGCCGACGACGACAACTACGTGCGCGCCCACGCCCGTGCCGACGTCGCCGAGCACGGCGACGAACGCCGTGCCACCACGCGGATCTTCGGGTCGAAGCCCGGCGCGTACGGTGCCGGGCTGCTGCCGCTCATCGACGCGCGCAACTGGCGCACCGACGCCGACCTCGCGGAGGTCTACGCCGTGTGGGGCGGCTACGCCTACGGCCGCGGGCTCGACGGGCGCGAGGCGCGTGCGGACATGGAGACGGCGTACCGGCGCATCGCGGTGGCGGCGAAGAACCAGGACACCCGCGAGCACGACATCGTCGACAGCGACGACTACTTCCAGTACCACGGCGGCATGGTGGCGATGGTCCGCTCGCTCACCGGAACCTCGCCCGCGGCGTACGTCGGCGACAGCGCGGTCCCGGACAGCGTCCGGACCCGCTCCCTGCAGGAGGAGACGCACCGGGTCTTCCGCGCCCGGGTCGTCAACCCGAAGTGGGTCTCGGCCATGCAGCGCCACGGCTACAAGGGCGCGTTCGAGATGGCCGCCACCGTGGACTACCTGTTCGGCTACGACGCGACGTCCGGCGTGGTCGAGGACTGGATGTACGAGAAGCTCGCCGCGTCGTACGTGTTCGACGAGACCAACCGCGAGTTCATGCGGAAGTCGAACCCGTGGGCGCTGCGCGGGATCTCCGAGCGGCTGCTCGAGGCCGCGGACCGCGGGCTGTGGGCCGAGCCGGACGAGGACACGCTGCGCCGGCTGAAGGAGACCTACCTCGAGCTCGAGGGCGACCTCGAGGGCTCCTGA
- a CDS encoding cobyric acid synthase: protein MSGGLLVAGTTSDAGKSLLTAGICRWLVRQGVRVAPFKAQNMSLNSWVTADGAEIGRAQAVQAAAARVDAEAAMNPVLLKPGSDRHSQVVLMGRPVAEVDALSYRAHKPRLLTVALEALERLRARFDVVVCEGAGSPAEINLRENDIANMGLARAAALPVVVVGDIDRGGVFAGLFGTLALLSPEDQALVAGFLVNKFRGDPTLLAPGLDMLQGLTGRPVMGVVPWTGGLQLDLEDSLGLDAPRASSGPPVGPDELRVAVVRLPRISNATDVDALACEPGVVVSLVDTPQQVLDADLVVVPGTRSTVRDLAWLRSRGLDDAMRTRAEKGLPVLGICGGYQMLGSTIDDPVESAAGVVQGLGLLPVRTEFRREKTLRRPVGAAADGSPVHGYEIHHGVLAAEGGEPLFTEPDGTPEGCRSGAVWGTVWHGSLENDAYRRGFLRAVADLAGRRFVPAGDVSFPALREARLDVLGDLVEQHCDTAALWRLIESGPPAGLPFVPPGAPEVPASEKVRP, encoded by the coding sequence GTGAGCGGCGGCCTGCTCGTCGCCGGCACCACCTCCGACGCCGGCAAGAGCCTGCTGACGGCCGGCATCTGCCGCTGGCTGGTCCGCCAGGGCGTCCGCGTCGCGCCGTTCAAGGCGCAGAACATGTCGTTGAACTCCTGGGTCACCGCCGACGGCGCCGAGATCGGGCGTGCCCAGGCGGTGCAGGCGGCGGCGGCGCGCGTCGACGCGGAAGCAGCGATGAACCCCGTGCTGCTCAAGCCCGGCAGCGACCGCCACTCGCAGGTCGTGCTGATGGGCCGGCCGGTCGCCGAGGTCGACGCGCTGTCCTACCGGGCGCACAAGCCGCGGCTGCTGACGGTGGCGCTGGAGGCGCTCGAGCGGCTGCGGGCGCGCTTCGACGTCGTGGTCTGCGAGGGCGCCGGCTCTCCGGCGGAGATCAACCTGCGGGAGAACGACATCGCCAACATGGGGCTGGCGCGCGCCGCGGCGCTGCCGGTGGTCGTCGTGGGGGACATCGACCGCGGGGGAGTGTTCGCGGGGCTCTTCGGCACGCTCGCCCTGCTGTCCCCGGAGGACCAGGCGCTGGTCGCGGGGTTCCTCGTCAACAAGTTCCGCGGCGACCCGACGCTGCTCGCACCGGGCCTCGACATGCTGCAGGGCCTCACCGGCCGCCCGGTCATGGGCGTCGTGCCGTGGACGGGTGGGCTCCAGCTCGACCTCGAGGACTCGCTCGGGCTGGACGCGCCTCGCGCTTCGTCGGGACCGCCGGTCGGCCCGGACGAGCTGCGCGTCGCCGTGGTCCGGCTGCCGCGCATCAGCAACGCCACCGACGTCGACGCGCTGGCCTGCGAGCCCGGCGTCGTCGTCTCGCTCGTCGACACCCCGCAGCAGGTGCTCGACGCGGACCTGGTCGTGGTGCCCGGCACCCGGTCGACCGTGCGGGACCTCGCCTGGCTGCGGTCGCGCGGCCTGGACGACGCGATGCGGACCCGCGCCGAGAAGGGCCTGCCGGTGCTGGGGATCTGCGGCGGCTACCAGATGCTCGGCAGCACCATCGACGACCCGGTCGAGAGCGCTGCCGGTGTGGTCCAGGGGCTGGGTCTGCTACCGGTGCGGACCGAGTTCCGCCGGGAGAAGACGCTGCGCCGTCCGGTCGGGGCCGCCGCCGACGGGTCACCCGTGCACGGCTACGAGATCCACCACGGGGTGCTCGCGGCCGAGGGTGGCGAGCCGCTGTTCACCGAGCCCGACGGAACCCCCGAGGGCTGCCGCTCCGGTGCGGTCTGGGGCACGGTGTGGCACGGCTCGCTGGAGAACGACGCCTACCGCCGCGGTTTCCTGCGCGCCGTCGCCGACCTCGCCGGGCGTCGCTTCGTGCCCGCAGGCGATGTCTCCTTCCCGGCTCTGCGCGAGGCCCGGCTCGACGTGCTCGGCGACCTCGTCGAGCAGCACTGCGACACGGCCGCGCTGTGGCGGCTCATCGAGAGCGGACCGCCCGCCGGTCTGCCGTTCGTCCCGCCCGGTGCGCCAGAAGTCCCTGCCAGTGAGAAGGTACGCCCGTGA
- a CDS encoding cobalamin biosynthesis protein — protein sequence MEPRVARAVGLLLGALLDAVVPDPQRFHPVAGYGRAAGALERAVWADSRARGTAYALVAVGVPALAGAVVERRVRRSPAAQVALTAAVTWSVLGGTSLRRVGRGIGRSLGDGNVAAARDRLPWLCGRDPAQLDATELSRATVESVAENTSDAAVAPLVWGAALGVPGLVAYRAANTLDAMVGSRSPRYARFGWASARLDDVLNLVPARLTGALASAAAPVVGGSARTAWSVLLRDGGAHPSPNAGRCEAAFAGALGVRLGGRNVYAGRVEHRPLLGAEGRPCAGADAEGAARLSAVTERLALLVCCAAVVARP from the coding sequence GTGGAACCGCGCGTCGCGAGGGCCGTCGGCCTGCTGCTGGGCGCGCTCCTGGACGCCGTCGTGCCCGACCCGCAGCGCTTCCACCCCGTCGCCGGGTACGGCCGGGCCGCCGGCGCGCTCGAGCGCGCCGTGTGGGCGGACTCGCGGGCGCGCGGCACCGCGTACGCGCTGGTGGCGGTGGGCGTGCCCGCCCTCGCCGGCGCGGTCGTCGAGCGGAGGGTGCGGCGCTCGCCAGCGGCGCAGGTGGCCCTCACGGCGGCCGTGACCTGGTCCGTGCTCGGCGGCACGAGCCTGCGCCGCGTCGGGCGCGGCATCGGCCGCTCGCTGGGCGACGGCAACGTCGCGGCCGCGCGCGACCGGCTGCCCTGGCTCTGCGGCCGCGACCCCGCGCAGCTCGACGCGACGGAGCTCTCCCGCGCGACCGTGGAGTCCGTCGCGGAGAACACCTCGGACGCGGCCGTCGCGCCCCTCGTCTGGGGGGCGGCGCTCGGCGTCCCCGGACTGGTGGCGTACCGCGCGGCCAATACCCTTGACGCGATGGTCGGCTCCCGCTCCCCGCGCTACGCGCGCTTCGGCTGGGCCTCGGCGAGGCTCGACGACGTGCTCAACCTCGTGCCCGCCCGGCTGACCGGGGCGCTGGCGTCCGCCGCCGCGCCCGTGGTGGGGGGCTCGGCGCGGACGGCCTGGTCGGTGCTGCTCCGCGACGGCGGCGCGCACCCCAGCCCGAACGCCGGGCGCTGCGAGGCGGCGTTCGCCGGTGCGCTGGGCGTGCGCCTCGGCGGCCGCAACGTCTACGCCGGCAGGGTCGAGCACCGGCCCCTGCTCGGGGCCGAGGGGCGGCCGTGCGCAGGGGCCGACGCGGAGGGGGCGGCCCGGCTGTCGGCGGTCACCGAGCGGCTCGCCCTGCTCGTCTGCTGCGCGGCCGTGGTGGCCCGCCCGTGA
- a CDS encoding ABC transporter substrate-binding protein, whose translation MRTPLRTLPVALAATGLLLTACGSSSKGGDTTSGAAPAGSTAASAGTAASSGADASMAPSAASSDAGSSAASSGAAGGADPASLVPAAVKSKGTLTVATDASYAPNEFVKPGTKTIVGMDVDLAQALGQKLGLKVNVVNQSFDSIVPGLASKRYDLGMSSMTDNKKREAVVDFVDYFSAGTSFFVKKGAAQITSLDALCGVSVAVEKGTTQADDATAQSKKCTDGGKKAVKVDQYPDQGGANVALSSGRDQVSMADSPVAAYAVKQSNGAFELVGQAYGTAPYGIALPKGNGMAKAVQAALQALMADGSYTKILTTWGVQAGAVQSATINGATS comes from the coding sequence GTGCGCACACCGCTTCGCACCCTGCCGGTCGCGCTGGCCGCCACCGGGCTGCTCCTCACCGCCTGCGGAAGCAGCTCCAAGGGCGGCGACACCACCTCCGGTGCCGCTCCCGCGGGCTCGACCGCCGCCAGCGCCGGGACCGCGGCGAGCAGCGGCGCCGACGCCTCGATGGCGCCGTCGGCCGCCAGCTCCGACGCCGGCTCCTCGGCCGCCAGCTCCGGCGCCGCGGGCGGCGCGGACCCCGCCTCGCTGGTCCCGGCCGCGGTGAAGAGCAAGGGCACGCTGACGGTGGCGACGGACGCGAGCTACGCGCCGAACGAGTTCGTCAAGCCCGGCACGAAGACCATCGTCGGCATGGACGTCGACCTGGCCCAGGCGCTCGGCCAGAAGCTCGGCCTCAAGGTGAACGTGGTCAACCAGTCGTTCGACTCGATCGTGCCCGGCCTGGCGTCCAAGCGCTACGACCTCGGCATGAGCAGCATGACGGACAACAAGAAGCGCGAGGCGGTCGTCGACTTCGTCGACTACTTCTCCGCCGGCACCTCGTTCTTCGTCAAGAAGGGCGCCGCCCAGATCACCAGCCTCGATGCCCTCTGCGGCGTCTCGGTCGCGGTCGAGAAGGGCACCACGCAGGCCGACGACGCGACCGCGCAGTCGAAGAAGTGCACCGACGGCGGCAAGAAGGCCGTGAAGGTCGACCAGTACCCCGACCAGGGCGGCGCCAACGTGGCCCTGTCGAGCGGTCGCGACCAGGTGTCCATGGCCGACTCGCCGGTCGCGGCCTACGCCGTGAAGCAGTCCAACGGAGCCTTCGAGCTGGTCGGGCAGGCCTACGGCACCGCGCCGTACGGCATCGCGCTCCCCAAGGGCAACGGCATGGCGAAGGCCGTGCAGGCGGCCCTGCAGGCGCTGATGGCCGACGGCAGCTACACGAAGATCCTCACGACCTGGGGCGTCCAGGCCGGCGCCGTGCAGTCGGCGACGATCAACGGCGCGACGAGCTGA
- a CDS encoding amino acid ABC transporter permease, with protein MSEVHVDEDVPAATTRPPARVVPVRHPGRWVAAVLLLVLLAQFVQGAVRNKRFRWDVIGDYLFNSQVLSGVRMTIELTVVSMAVGIVLGVLVAVGRRSANPVVSQVCWLYVWFFRGVPVLVQVFVWFNLAALLPRVGFGIPFGGPQLFAGDSKSIITPFVAAVLGLGLSEAAYYSEIVRSGLLSVDEGQTEAAAALGMTRGLALRRIILPQAARVIIPPTGNEVNNMLKTTSLVSVIAVSDLLYSVQLIYASTYQVIPMLVVALIWYLVMTSVLQVGQYYLERYFAKGAQRALPPTPLQRVRLLSLRSPAGTA; from the coding sequence ATGAGCGAGGTCCACGTCGACGAGGACGTGCCGGCCGCGACCACCCGACCCCCGGCCCGTGTCGTGCCCGTGCGGCACCCGGGCCGGTGGGTGGCGGCGGTGCTGCTGCTCGTCCTGCTGGCCCAGTTCGTCCAGGGAGCCGTGCGCAACAAGCGGTTCCGCTGGGACGTCATCGGCGACTACCTGTTCAACAGCCAGGTGCTCTCCGGGGTGCGCATGACGATCGAGCTCACCGTCGTCTCGATGGCCGTCGGGATCGTGCTGGGCGTCCTCGTCGCCGTGGGCCGCCGCTCGGCGAACCCCGTGGTGAGCCAGGTCTGCTGGCTCTACGTGTGGTTCTTCCGCGGAGTGCCCGTCCTGGTGCAGGTCTTCGTGTGGTTCAACCTGGCCGCGCTGCTGCCGCGCGTCGGCTTCGGCATCCCGTTCGGCGGCCCGCAGCTGTTCGCGGGCGACTCCAAGTCGATCATCACGCCGTTCGTCGCCGCGGTCCTGGGCCTCGGGCTCAGCGAGGCGGCGTACTACAGCGAGATCGTCCGCTCCGGCCTGCTCTCGGTCGACGAGGGCCAGACCGAGGCCGCGGCGGCGCTGGGCATGACGCGCGGCCTGGCGCTGCGGCGGATCATCCTGCCGCAGGCGGCGCGGGTCATCATCCCGCCGACCGGCAACGAGGTGAACAACATGCTGAAGACCACCTCGCTGGTCTCGGTCATCGCGGTCTCCGACCTGCTCTACAGCGTGCAGCTCATCTACGCGAGCACGTACCAGGTCATCCCGATGCTGGTGGTCGCGCTGATCTGGTACCTCGTCATGACCAGCGTCCTGCAGGTCGGGCAGTACTACCTCGAGCGCTACTTCGCGAAGGGCGCGCAGCGCGCGCTGCCGCCCACGCCGCTGCAGCGCGTCCGCCTGCTGTCCCTGCGCTCGCCGGCAGGGACGGCATGA
- a CDS encoding amino acid ABC transporter ATP-binding protein encodes MSAGALEPPLVEARAVTKTFGRNEVLKGIDLAVRRGEVLCLLGPSGSGKSTFLRCINHLEKISGGELEVAGELVGYRRSGDSLHELREKEVAAKRAEIGMVFQRFNLFPHMTALENVMEAPVRVRGTKRAQAREEAVALLQRVGLADKADHHPSQLSGGQQQRVAIARALAMKPRLMLFDEPTSALDPELVGEVLDVMKGLARDGMTMVVVTHEIGFAREVADTVAFMDGGVIVEYGPPAQVLGDPREARTRAFLSKVL; translated from the coding sequence ATGAGCGCCGGCGCCCTCGAGCCGCCGCTGGTCGAGGCCCGCGCGGTGACGAAGACCTTCGGCCGCAACGAGGTCCTCAAGGGCATCGACCTGGCCGTGCGCCGGGGCGAGGTCCTCTGCCTGCTCGGCCCCAGCGGCAGCGGCAAGTCGACGTTCCTGCGCTGCATCAACCATCTCGAGAAGATCTCCGGCGGCGAGCTGGAGGTGGCGGGCGAGCTCGTCGGTTACCGCCGCTCCGGCGACTCGCTGCACGAGCTGCGGGAGAAGGAGGTCGCCGCGAAGCGCGCCGAGATCGGCATGGTCTTCCAGCGCTTCAACCTCTTCCCGCACATGACGGCGCTCGAGAACGTCATGGAGGCGCCCGTGCGCGTCCGCGGGACCAAGCGCGCGCAGGCGCGCGAGGAGGCCGTGGCACTGCTCCAGCGCGTCGGGCTGGCGGACAAGGCCGACCACCACCCCTCGCAGCTCTCGGGCGGCCAGCAGCAGCGCGTGGCCATCGCGCGGGCGCTCGCGATGAAGCCGCGGCTCATGCTGTTCGACGAGCCGACCAGCGCGCTCGACCCCGAGCTCGTCGGCGAGGTTCTCGACGTCATGAAGGGCCTGGCCCGTGACGGGATGACGATGGTCGTCGTCACGCACGAGATCGGCTTCGCCCGGGAGGTCGCCGACACGGTGGCCTTCATGGACGGCGGCGTCATCGTGGAGTACGGCCCCCCCGCCCAGGTCCTCGGCGACCCGCGCGAGGCGCGCACGAGGGCGTTCCTGTCGAAGGTGCTCTGA
- a CDS encoding YidH family protein — protein MEEREPDHQPEEREPDHQPEEREPDYRMSLAAERTYLAYVRTGLALLAAGMGVAAALPDAGAEALRRALGLFLLALGGTVLAAARPRWNAVDRAMRQGDPLPRAPLAAYVGYALVAAAVAGAVVVVVG, from the coding sequence GTGGAGGAGCGCGAGCCCGATCATCAGCCGGAGGAGCGCGAGCCCGATCATCAGCCGGAGGAGCGCGAGCCCGACTACCGGATGAGCCTGGCCGCCGAGCGGACGTACCTCGCGTACGTCCGCACCGGCCTGGCCCTGCTCGCCGCCGGGATGGGGGTCGCCGCGGCACTCCCGGACGCCGGGGCCGAAGCGCTGCGCCGCGCCCTCGGGCTGTTCCTGCTCGCCCTCGGCGGGACCGTGCTCGCCGCCGCGCGGCCGCGGTGGAACGCCGTCGACCGGGCGATGCGCCAGGGCGACCCGCTGCCGCGGGCGCCGCTCGCGGCGTACGTCGGGTACGCCCTCGTCGCGGCCGCCGTCGCGGGCGCGGTCGTCGTCGTGGTGGGCTGA